A segment of the Pseudomonas serboccidentalis genome:
TCGAAGAAAACCTCGAACTGCTGGCGATCACCGAAACCTGGGACAACGGCAAAGCCATCCGCGAAACCCTCAACGCCGACATCCCGCTGGCCGCCGACCATTTCCGCTACTTCGCCGGCTGCCTGCGCGCCCAGGAAGGCAGCGCTGCCGAAATCGACGGCAACACCGTGGCCTATCACATCCATGAACCACTGGGCGTGGTCGGTCAGATCATCCCGTGGAACTTCCCGCTGCTGATGGCCGCGTGGAAACTCGCCCCGGCGCTGGCTGCCGGCAACTGCGTGGTGCTCAAACCTGCCGAGCAAACCCCGCTGGGCATCTGCGTCCTGATGGAGCTGATCGGTGATCTGCTGCCACCGGGCGTGCTCAACGTGGTGCAGGGCTTCGGCAAAGAAGCCGGCGAAGCGCTGGCCACCAGCAAACGCATCGCCAAGATCGCTTTCACCGGCTCGACCCCGGTCGGCTCGCACATCATGAAATGCGCGGCCGAGAACATCATTCCGTCCACCGTGGAGCTGGGCGGCAAGTCGCCGAACATCTTCTTCGAAGACATCATGCAGGCCGAACCGAGCTTCATCGAGAAAGCGGCCGAAGGTCTCGTGCTGGCGTTCTTCAACCAGGGCGAAGTGTGCACCTGCCCGTCCCGCGCACTGGTGCAGGAGTCGATCTACGACGAATTCATGCAAGCGGTGATGAAGAAAGTCAGCCAGATCAAACGCGGCGATCCGCTAGACACCGACACCATGGTCGGCGCCCAGGCGTCCGAGCAGCAGTTCGACAAGATCCTGTCGTACCTGGAAATCGCCAAGGGCGAAGGTGCCGAACTGCTGACCGGCGGCAAGGTGGAAAAACTCGAGGGCAGTCTGGCGACCGGCTATTACATCCAGCCGACCCTGCTCAAGGGCACCAACAAAATGCGCGTGTTCCAGGAAGAAATCTTCGGCCCGGTGGTGAGCATCACCACCTTCAAGGACGAAGCCGAAGCCCTGGCGATTGCCAACGACACCGAGTTCGGTCTCGGTGCCGGCCTGTGGACCCGCGACATCAACCGCGCCTACCGCATGGGTCGCGCGATCAAGGCCGGTCGCGTGTGGACCAACTGCTACCACCTGTACCCGGCGCATGCCGCGTTCGGCGGGTACAAGAAGTCCGGCGTCGGCCGTGAAACCCACAAGATGATGCTCGACCACTATCAGCAAACCAAAAACCTGCTGGTGAGCTACGACATCAATCCGTTGGGCTTCTTCTAAAACCCTGGGGCGACACTGATGTTTCGGTGTTGCCCTATCGACCGCTATCGCGAGCAGGCTCGCTCCTGCAATTGCACCGCATCCCTCCTGTAGGAGTGAGCCTGCTCGCGATTGGCGTCCTCAATGACACAACACAAGGCCTGGCCGCGCTGGCACGGCCCTTGCGTACCCGTCATTCAGGTTTGCGCGAAAACTGCCGCTGCGTGAACAGCATCCATCCACCCAACCACTGCACCCGAAAGTCCAACAGATCGAACAATAAAAAACAGAGAGGACTTATGACTTCCACCACACAGCTCAAACCCACACTCGGCACCCTGCACCTCTGGGGCATTGCCGTCGGCCTGGTGATTTCCGGCGAATACTTCGGCTGGAGTTACGGCTGGGGCACGGCGGGTACCCTCGGCTTTCTGGTCACGGCGCTGATGGTCGCGACCATGTACACCTGTTTCATCTTCAGCTTTACCGAACTGACCACCGCGATTCCCCACGCGGGCGGGCCGTTTGCCTACAGCCGTCGGGCGTTCGGCGAGAAAGGCGGGTTGATCGCCGGCATCGCCACCCTGATCGAATTCGTTTTCGCCCCACCGGCCATCGCCATGGCGATCGGCGCCTACCTCAACGTGCAGTACCCGGAGCTTGATCCGAAGGTGGCAGCGGTCGGCGCGTACTTCGTGTTCATGACCCTGAACATCCTCGGCGTCAGCATTGCTGCGACCTTTGAGTTGGTGGTCACCGTGCTGGCGGTCGCCGAGCTGCTGGTGTTCATGGGCGTGGTCGCACCGGGCTTCAGCTTCAGCAATTTCGTGCTCAATGGCTGGTCGGGTTCCAACGAGTTCACCCTGGGTTCGATCCCCGGAATCTTTGCGGCGATCCCGTTCGCGATCTGGTTCTTCCTCGCCATCGAAGGCGCGGCCATGGCGGCCGAAGAAGCCAAGGACCCGAAACGCACGATTC
Coding sequences within it:
- the exaC gene encoding acetaldehyde dehydrogenase ExaC, with the translated sequence MRYAHPGTEGAKVSFKSKYGNYIGGEFVAPVKGQYFTNTSPVNGQPIAEFPRSTAEDIDKALDAAHAAADAWGATSVQARSLILLKIADRIEENLELLAITETWDNGKAIRETLNADIPLAADHFRYFAGCLRAQEGSAAEIDGNTVAYHIHEPLGVVGQIIPWNFPLLMAAWKLAPALAAGNCVVLKPAEQTPLGICVLMELIGDLLPPGVLNVVQGFGKEAGEALATSKRIAKIAFTGSTPVGSHIMKCAAENIIPSTVELGGKSPNIFFEDIMQAEPSFIEKAAEGLVLAFFNQGEVCTCPSRALVQESIYDEFMQAVMKKVSQIKRGDPLDTDTMVGAQASEQQFDKILSYLEIAKGEGAELLTGGKVEKLEGSLATGYYIQPTLLKGTNKMRVFQEEIFGPVVSITTFKDEAEALAIANDTEFGLGAGLWTRDINRAYRMGRAIKAGRVWTNCYHLYPAHAAFGGYKKSGVGRETHKMMLDHYQQTKNLLVSYDINPLGFF